DNA from Cupriavidus necator N-1:
GCAAGCATGCCGACGTCTACGCACTGTGGGGCGAGTCGCTCGACCAGGTGCGCGAGCTGACCGGCCGCGTGCGTGCCGAAGCCGCGCAGCACGGCCGCACGGTGCGCTTCTCGGTGTCGTTCCGCCCGGTGCTGGCCGAAACCGAAGAAAAAGCCTGGGCCCGCGCCGACAGCATCCTGGAGCGCACCCGCGCCCTGCGCGTGCAGGCCGGCTACAGCCGCGGCGGCCCGCAGCAGAGCGAAGGCGCACGGCGCCTGCTCGCGGCGGCCGACAAAGGCGACCGGGTTGACCAGCGCCTGTGGACCGCGATCGCGCGCGAGACCGGCGGGCGCTCCAACTCCACCGGCCTGGTCGGCACGCCGGAGCAGGTGGCGCAGGCCCTGCTGGCGTACTACGAACTGGGCGTCACCACCTTCCTGATCCGCGGCTTCGATCCGCTGGAAGACGCCATCGACTATGGCCGCGAGCTGATCCCGCGCGTGCGCGAGCTGGTGGCGCAGCACGACGCCGCGCAGCAGGCGGAGCGCAAGGCCGCGTGACGGCCTCACCACAGAACACGACGAAGACGGGGAATTTCACCATGAGCCAGGACAACAACAATCACGCCGACCCGCGCCGGCGCAGCGTGCTGCGGCTGGCCGGCGCCGCGGCCATCGCCGCGCCGTCGCTGATCCTGGGCCGACAGGCCTGGTCGGCGCCGCGCAAGCTGACCTTCGCGTGGAACCAGAACTCCTTCTGCCTGACGCCGATCGTGGTGGCGCAGGAGAAGGGCTTCTTCGAGAAGAACGGCCTGCAGGTCGACCTGATCAACTACAGCGGCTCGACCGACCAGTTGCTGGAATCGATCGCCACCGGCAAGGCCGATGCCGCGGTCGGCATGATCCACCGCTGGCTCAAGCCGCTGGAAGCCGGCTTCGACGTCAAGATCATCGGCAGCTCGCACGGCGGCTGCGTGCGGCTGGTGGGATCGAAAGCGGCGGGGGTCACCAGCCTGCAGCAGCTGAAGGGAAAGACCGTCGGCGTCAGCGACCTGGCGGCACCGGGCAAGCACTTCTTCACCATCCTGCTGGCCAAGAACGGCATCGACCCGGACAAGGACATCACCTGGCGCCAGTACCCGGCCGACCTGCTGGGCGTGGCGGTGGACAAGGGCGAGATCCAGGCGATTGCCGACGGCGACCCCAACCTCTACCTGCTGGAAAAGCGCACCAACGGCGCCTACGTGGAACTGGCCACCAACCTCACCGGCGAGTACGCGCGCAAGGTCTGCTGCGTGGTCGGCGCCCGCGGCGAGCTGGTGCGCAACGACCGCCCTGCCGCCACGTCGCTGGCGCGCGCCATCGTGCAGGCCACCGACTACGTCAACGAGAACCCCAACGAGGCCGCCAGGGTCTTCGCCAAGTACTCGCCCAAGATCAACCCGGAAGACCTGCGCAAGCTCTACGCCACGCTCACCTATACCCACCACCCGACCGGCGTCGACCTGCGCGACGAGATCGCCTTCTACGCCGATGATTTCCGCCGCATCGGCGTGCTGAAGAAGACCACCGATGCCAAACGCCTGGCGCAGCACGTCTACGCCAATGTCCTGGGGTGATGCCATGACGACAAGCCAACCTGCATTCGACGCCGGGCTGGCGCGCAAGCCAGCCGCGGCCCCCGTGCCGCATGCCGCCGCGAGCGCGCGCGCGTCCGGCCCGGTCTGGGCCACCGGCATCCTCGCCGCGCTGGCGTGGGCCGCGTTCGGCGCCCTGACGTGGCTGTGGCCCAACCAGGCGGTCGGCTTCAGCGACTGGGCCTATACGGCGGAACTGGGCATCGCCGCGCTGGCAGGCGCCGCGTTGCTGGCACTGGTTGCGCTGGCCGGCCAGCGGGTCCGGGCGGCGCAACGCGCGCTGGCCGCGCTGCGCGCCGCCGGCCCGTGGCTGGTGGCGCTGCCCGTGTCCCTGGCCGCGTGGGAAATCCTGACCGCCAAAACCGCCATCCTGCCCACGCCCTTCTTCGCGCCGCCACAGGCGCTGATCGAGGTCTATGCCGACGACTGGAGGCGGCTGGGCGACAGCGTGCTGAACACGCTCAGGCTGCTCGGGCTGGGCGTAGCCTATGGCGGACTGGCCGGCTTTCTGGTGGGGGTGTCGATCGGCTGGTCGCGCCGCATCGGCTACTGGGTGCATCCGGTGCTGCGCGTGCTGGGCCCGCTGCCGTCAACCGCGCTGCTGCCGCTGACTTTCTACTTCTTCCCGTCGAGCTATTCAGCCGCGGTGTTCCTGATCGCGCTGGCCACCGCCTTCCCAGTCGCGGTGCTGACTTGGTCAGGCGTGGCCGGCGTCAACAAGAGCTACTACGACGTGGCGCGCACCCTGGGCGCCTCGGGCTGGTTCCTGGTGCTGCGCGTGGCGATCCCGGCGGCGCTGCCGCAGGTATTCGTCGGCCTGTTCATGGGGCTGGGCGCTTCGTTCTCGGTGCTGGTGACGGCGGAGATGATGGGCGTGAAGTCGGGCCTGGGCTGGTACCTGACGTGGGCGCAGGGCTGGGCTTCGTACGTCAATATGTATGCGGCGCTGATCGTGATGGCGCTGCTGTTCTCGGGCGTGATCACGCTGCTGTTCGTGGCGCGTGACCGCGTGCTGTCGTGGCAGAAGGGGACGGTGAAATGGTGAGTGTTGTTGAGCGGTTGAAAGCATCGAGACCCTACACGCACGTGAAGAAGGCTCCCCTCTCCCGCACGCGGGAGAGGGGAGTTAACGCGGCGACAGACGACAACCCGGAAACCCTGACCGGTGCCCGCATCGACATCCATCAGGTCAGTCACTGGTTCGGCAGCGGCAGCGACCGGCTGCAGGTGCTGGACGACGTCGACCTGAGCGTCGCACCGGGCGAATTCGTCGCGCTGCTGGGACCCAGCGGTTGCGGCAAGTCCACGCTGCTGCGGCTGGTGGCAGGGCTGGACCAGCCCGCCTCCGGCGAGATCCTGCAGGACGGCACCCCGATCACCGAGCCTGACCCCTCGCGCATCGTGGTGTTCCAGGACCCCACGCTGTATCCGTGGCGGCGCGTATGGGACAACGTCGCGCTGGGCCTGCAGGCGCGCGGCGTGCTGGCAAGCCAGCGTCCGCGCGTGGATGACGCGCTGCGGCGCGTAGGGCTGGAAACCTTCGCCCGCGCCTTCCCGCACCAGCTCTCCGGCGGCATGGCGCAGCGCGTGGCGCTGGCGCGCGCGCTGGTCAACGATCCGCGCCTGCTGGTGCTGGACGAGCCGCTGGGCAAACTAGACTCATTGACGCGGCTGGCGATGCAGAGCGACCTGGTCGAACTGTGGCAACGTTCGCGCTTTTCGGCGCTGCTGGTCACCCACGACGTGGAGGAAGCGCTGTTCCTGGCGCAGCGCGTGATCATCTTCAGCCAGCGTCCGGCACGCATCACGGCGGAGATCCGGGTCGACCTGCCCTACCCGCGCCATCGCGGCGATCCGCGGCTGACCGGGCTGCGGCACGAAGCGCTGCGCCACCTGGGGCTGGACGCGAGCTGGTAATGGCGTTGCGCTTCACTTCGCGGGCCGCCAGATGAGCGGCCCGCCGCCGCAGGCATGGCTCAATGGACTGCTGGTCCTGATCGAGAAACTCCAGCTTGGCTTGCTGTCGCTGTGGCATGCCCTTGGCCTGACCGGCGACAGCCACGGCCAGCCCGCGTGGCCGTGGGCACGGCGCGTGGCGGGCGAAACCCTGCTGATCGACCTGGGCCTCGCGCGCCAGGTCGGCCTGAGCCTGTGCGCCCTTGTCTTTGCCGTGCTGGCCATTACCGCCGCGCTGGCTTGGAGACGCCAGCGCGGCGTACTGCTTGCCGCCGGCGCGCTCGCTCTGGTGGCGGCTCCCTGGCCCAGCGCAGCGCTGCTGTTGGTGCCAGCCGCGCCGACCAGCTTTCACGCCAGCCCTACCCGCTTCTCCGTCGACGCCATCGCGCTCGGCGCCCGGGTCTATGCGCAGCATTGCGCCAACTGCCACGGCGCGGACGGGCGCGGGGAAGGCCCGCTGGCCGCCAGCCTGGCGCAGTGGCCGCCCACGCTGGTCAGTCCGCTGCTGGCGCGCCGCGCCGATGGCGAGCTGTTCTGGCATGTGCTGGCCGGTATGCGCGACCGTCATGGCCAGCCCACCATGCCGGCCTTCCGCGACACCCTGGGCGACAGTGAGGCCTGGGCCGTGATCGACTACATGAAGGCGCTGTCGGCTGGCAGCGGCGCCGGTGCCGACGGCAACTGGCCGGTACCGCTGCGGCTGCCGGAAATGGCCGTCCGCTGCGTCGATGCCGCGCCTCTGGCACTGTCGCAGTGGCGCGCGGACCAGCGCGTGCGGCTGGTGGCTGTCGACGGGGCGGCTCCGCTGCCGTATGAGGATCCCCGCTTCCTGACCGTGCTGGTCACGCCCGACGGGCGCCCGCCGGCGCAGGTGCCGCGCTTTCGCGCCGGCTGCACGGCCACGTCGCCGCATGCGTGGCAGGCGGTGGCGGCAATCGCCGGTGAATCGCCCGCACGGCTGGCAGGCACCCAGTTGCTGGCTGACCGCACCGGGTGGCTGCGCGCGCGTGGTGCGCCCGGCCGGCAATGGTCCGATGCAGACCTCGTGTGCGTATCAGGGCCCAGCGCCAACACCCCGCGCAATGCTGCGGAACCAGCAGATGGCCTGACCGCCCTGCTCTTGCGCATGGACGCCGAGCCGGTGCGCTTCGTCAAGGGCGGCTTTATCCATTGATCGCGTCCACCGCGCGCCTTGGCCGTCGTCCTCCCGGATTATTCGCTGCCAGCGAATTCTGACTTTCCATCCATTGCGCTGATTGCCCTCGCTCCTGCCAGTAACCTGCGCACGAAGACAAAGCCAACGTGGATCGGTGACATGATGCAGACAGGGATGGCCGTGGCAAGCGCAGCTGGCCGGCCTGCGGCGTGAGCCCCATGAGAGGGGCCCGGGAACTGCAAGGCATCCTGCTGATAGTGGCGGCGGTAGCCTGCTTCGCTGCGCTCGACACGCTGACAAAGATCGCCGGCGCGGCCGTGCCAGTCGTGATGGCGCTATGGCTGCGCTACCTGGCGCAGGCGGCGCTGACCGGCGCGGTGTTGCTGCCGGCTCGCGGCCGCGCCCTGCTGCGCACGCGCCGGCCGCTGCTGCAGTGCGCGCGTGCGGTGGCGATGCTGCTGTCCAGCGGATGCGCGTTCTTCAGCCTGCAAGTCCTGCCGGTAGGCGAGTTCACCGCCGTTGTGAGCCTGACGCCGCTGGCGATGGCGCTGGCCGCGGCGGCCATGCTTGGCGAACGCGTGTCGGCCGTGCGATGGCTCTTCCTGTTGACGGGATTTGTCGGGGCCCTGGTGGTGATCCGGCCGGGCGCCGGCCTGCAGCCCGCGATGCTGTTGCCGCTGGGGGCAGTGCTGTCCAATGCCGCATACCAGTTGCTGACCAGCGTGCTGACCCGTGCCGATGGCGTCGGAACCACGCACTTCTATACAGGCTGCGTTGCCACGGTGCTGCTCTCGGCAGCGCTGCCGAGCGCATGGACCTCGCAACTCACGGCATTGCACTGGTGCCTGCTCGCTGGCATGGCGCTCGCCGGCACCGCCGGCCATCTGTTCCTGGTCCTTGCCTATGCGCGCGCGCCGGTCAGCCTGCTTACCCCTTATCTCTACCTGCAGATCGCCTTTGCGATGCTTGGCGGCTGGCTGGCATTCGCCTATCTGCCCGATGCGTGGTCCGTGCTCGGCGTTGCGTTGATCGCCGCCAGCGGCGTGGGTGGCACTGTGGCGGCGGCCCGCGACCGGGAACTGCCGGGGCGGCCCGTCGGGGCGACATAGCCGCCCCGCTGCCGCCGTCAGTCCAGCCCGAGCAGCGACCGCGCCTGTGCCGGCGTTGCTACCGCCCGGCCGTACTGCCAGCAAAGCTGCGCCACGCGGCCAACCAGTTGCGCGTTGCTGGCCGCCAGTGTGTCCTTGTCCCAGCGGATGTTGTCTTCCAGACCGGTACGGCAGTGCCCGCCGAGCTCCAGCGTCCAGTGATTGACTTCCAGCTGGTGGCGGCCGATGCCGGCGGCCGTCCATGTCGCGCCCGGCAACAGCGTTTGCAGTTGCTCGACCTGGAACGCCAGGATCTCGCGCCGCGCCGGCAGCGCATTGCGGATGCCGAACACGAACTGCACGTGCGGCGGTGCCGCGATCAGCCCTTCTTTCACCAGTTCCGCCGTGTTGTAGAGCATCGCCAGGTCGAAGATCTCGATTTCCGGCTTGACGTGGAATTCCCGCATCGTGGTGGCCAGCGTGCGCACGAAGTCCGGCGGGTTTTCGTAGACGCTGGTGGGAAAGTTGACCGAGCCGGTGGCAAGCGAAGCCATGTCTGGCCGCAGATGGAGCATCGCGCCGCGCTGGCTGGCCTCGCGGCCGCGTCCGCCGGTGGAGAACTGCACGATCATGCCCGGGCAGTGTTTGCGGATGCCTTCCTGCAGCGCGGCGAATCGTGTCGGATCGGAGCTCGAATTTTCCAGTTCGTCGCGCACGTGCAGGTGAACCAGCGTGGCGCCGGCCTCATAGCTGGCGTGCGTGCTTTCGATCTGTTCAGCCACCGAAATGGGCACGGCCGGGTTGTCTTTCTTGCGCGGCACGGAACCGGTGATGGCCACGGAAATGATGCACGGCTCTTGCATGGAATGTCTCCTGTAGGGAATGTTGTGAGCGGGTGACGATGATGTTCAGCTGTGCCGCAGCTGCGCCTGTGCGGCCATGCGCACCGAAGCGTTGACCGCGCCGTAGCCGGTGTAGCCGCTGCGTTGCACGAGTTCGAAGAAAAACCGTTCGTGGAACGGCTCGGTGTAGGCATGCAGGAATTCACCGTGGGCGTCGCGGTCGTAGAGCAGGCCGAGACCTTGCAGGCGTTCCAGCAGCGCGTCGTCGAGCGCGAGCCGCGCGGCCACGTCGTCGTAGTAGTTGTCCGGCACGTGGAGCATCGCGGCGCGGGTGCGGTCGATGGCTTCCAGCGTCTGCCCGATGCGTTCCGACCGGAAGGCGATGTGGTGCACGCCCGAGCCCGCGTAAGCGGCGACAAAGCGCCCGGTGGCGGTGCGGCCGCTCTCGGACACGTTGAGCGGGATGCGAACATGCTGGCCGGGGCTGACCATGGCGCGGCTCTTCACCAGGCCATACGGATCGGCGATCTCATGCACGGCCTCCGGCTGCATGGCGAACACCGAGCGGTAGAACAGCACGAAGCTGTCGAGCCGGTTCGCCGGCAGCGCCTGCGCGATATGGTCGATGGCGGACAACCCTGCGCCGTGGTGGACGGTTCCCACGGGCGTATCGAGCACGAAGTCGCTCTCATAGATGCTGCGGTCGGCGTCGCGGTCGTCGATCAGGTGGAACAGCATGCCGTCGGGCGAGCGCAGCGCCGGGATCACGCGCTCGTCGGGCCCCACCGGCTCACGCCACTCCTTGCACAGCAGCGTGCGGGCGCGCGCCACGGCGCGGCGTGCGTCGTCCACTTTCAGGCCGATGGCGCACACCGACGGGCCGTGCAGTTGGAAGTGCTCGGCGGCGGCGCTGTCCTGCTCGGCATTCAGGATCAGGTTGACGCCGCCCTGGCGGTACAGGTCGACCGCCTTGGAGCGATGGCGGCCGGCATGGGCAAAGCCAAGCGATTCCAGCCGTTGCGCGAGTTCGCGGCCAGCCACGTAATCGACGGCAAACTCGACGAAGTCCACGCCGTCCAGCACCGGCGGCGCAGGCAGCGGCGTGCCGCCCGCCTCGGACTCCAGCCAGATCAGCGAGCGCAGCCCGTCTTGCGCGGTCAGCCGTGCCGGCGCCGCGCGGAAGTCGTCGTTGAAGACCTCCAGCGACAACGGCCCGTTGTAGCCTGCCTGCAGCACGGCGCGGGCGAAATCGGTCACCGGCAGGTCGCCCTGCCCGGGAAAATTGCGGTAGTGGCGGCTCCACGACAGCACGTCCATCGACAGGCGTGGCGCATCGGCCAGTTGCACAAAGAAGATCTTGTCCGCCGGCACAACGTCCAGGCCCTGCAGCGAATCGCCCAGTGACAGCGTATGGAAGCTGTCCAGCACCAGCCCCAGCGCGGGGTGGTCGGCGCGCTGCACGATGTCCCACGCTTGCCGCCAGAGGCGCGTATGGCGGCCCCAGGCAAGCGCCTCGTAACCGACGCGCAGCCCGCGCTGCGCGGCGGCCTCTGCCATCCGGCGCAGGTCGGCGGCAGCGCGGGTGGGGTCGTCGATGGCCACCTCCTGCACATTGCTGCACACCAGCACCATCTCCGCGCCAAGCTGCTCCATCACGTCGAACTTGCGTTCGGCGCGCGCCATATTGCGGACAAACAGGTCATCCGGCATGGCCTCGAAGTCGCGCAGCGGCTGGTAGAGCAGGATCTGCAGGCCGAGGTCGGCCGCCATGCGGCGCACCTCGGCCGGTGAGCCGTCGAAATGCAGCAGGTCGTTCTCGAAGATCTCTACGCCGTCGAAGCCCGCGGCCGCGGCGGCTTCCAGTTTTTCCGGCAGCGTGCCGGACAGCGAGACGGTGGCGATCGATTTCGGGAGAGGCCTGCGGGCTGCGGTCATGGCGATTGCGAGGTGGCGACGGTATTGCCCCAAAGGTTAGGAGCGAGCCGGCCCGTCAACAACCACAATTCGCGCGTAGTCGTGCGACAATCGCTCCATTGCGATCATCCCTCGCGCGAAATTCGGGTTAACCATGGAAAAAGAACCGCTGAACCGGCGCGACTGGATCGCCGGGCTGGAAAAAGGCCTGGCCATCCTGGAGGCCTTCGACAACGACCATCCGCGCCTCACGCCCACGCAGGCGGCGCAGCTGACGGGGCTCACGCGCACTGCCGCGCGCCGCTACCTGCTGACGCTGGAGCACCTCGGCTACACCACCAGCGACGGCACGCTGTTCAGCCTGACGCCGCGCGTGCTCAAGGTGGGCTGGTCGTATTTCGACTCGGCGCGGCTGCCGCGCACGGTGCAGCCGTTCCTGCAGCAAATCACCGCGCAGCTCGGCGAGGCGGCCTACCTGAGCGTGCTCGATGGCTGGGAGCTGGTGTTTATCGCCCGCACCAGCACCAGCCGCGTGATGAGCACCGGCTTCGTGCTGGGGGCACGGGTGCCGGCGCCGCTGGGCTCGGCCGGGGTGATGATGCTGGCCTCGCGCCCCGAGCAGCAGGTGCGCGAATGGCTGGAATCTGTCGTGCTCGCGCCCTACACCCCTTACACCATCCTGCAGCATGAGCGCCTGCTCGAAGAGATCCGCAAGGCTGGCGCGCAGGGCTATGCGATGCTGGAGCAACAGCTGCAGACCGGTGTGCGCGGCATCGCCGTGCCGCTGCGCGACCGCCACGGCAAGGTGATCGCCGCGCTGTCGGTCAATATGCCGATCGGCGACGAGACCGCACAGCAGGCGCTGGACCGGGTATTGCAGGTGTTGCAAGACACCGCGCTGCTGATCATGCGAGTGCTTTAGTCCAGCGTCGTCGCCAGCGCCTGCGGTCCCTGCGACAACTGCGCCTTAAGGAACTCAAGGCACACGCGCATCCGCGCCGAGGCCGACGCCCGCGCGCTGGTCACGGCCCAGACATCGGCCGGCTGCTGCCAGTCCGGCAGCACGCGCACCAGTTCGCCGGCGCGCACGCTGGCGGCCACGTCCCAGACCGAAGCCATGATGATGCCGAAGCCTTCCAGTGCCCACTGGTGGGTCACGTCGCTGTGGTTCGATGCCATCGGTCCGGTCACTTTCACGGTCTCCCAGCCGTCAGGCCCTTGCAGCCGCCATACGCCAAAGGCCTGGTCGCGTTCGCGCAGCAGCAGGCAGTCGTGCCGGGGCAGCTCGCCCGGGTGCTCCGGCATGCCGCGCCGCGCGAGGTAGGCGGGAGCGGCGCACAGCACGCGGCTGCCGCTGGCGATCTTGCTGGCGATCAGGTGCGGCTCCTCGACCTCGCCCACGCGGATGTCGAGGTCGAAGCTTTCGCCGATCAGGTCGACGCGCCGGTCGAGCAGCTCCAGCCAGACCTCCAGCCCCGGATGCTGCCGCCGCAGCCGCGACAGCGCCGGTGCCACATGCCTGCGCCCGAGCCGCACGCTGGTGGCGATGCGCAGCAGCCCGCGTGGCTCGCCCCCGGTGGCACCCACCGCTTCCAGCATGCCGTCGACGTCTTCCAGGATCTTCTGCGCCCACGCAAAGGCGCTCTCGCCCTCGGCGGTCACGCTGACACGGCGCGTGGTGCGGTGGAACAGCTTCGCGCCCAGCATGGCTTCGAGCATGGCGATGCGCTTGCTGACATGTGCCGGCGAAATGCCGGTCTCGTTGGCGGCGGCGATAAAGCTGGCGCGCCGCGCTACCGTGCAGAACAGCCGCAGGTCCCGCAGGAACGGGTCATTGTTCGCCGTCAGCGCATTCTGAGTTTCCATGGCGGTCGATGATGGGATGAAGGGAGTAACGATAGGCTATCGGCGATGGCCGCGCCAGCGCCGCGGCCGATTCCAGGAGACACGATGAAGACAGTACTGGTGCTCAACGGGCCCAACCTCAACCTGCTCGGCACCCGCGAGCCGGCAGTCTATGGCAGTGAAACGCTGGCGGATGTGGAGCGCATCTGCCAGGAAGCCGCGCAGCGGCTAGGGCTGGAGGCGCAATGCCGGCAGACCAACCATGAAGGCCAGCTGATCGACTGGATCCATGAAGCCGGGCGGCTATGCGCGCAAGGGGAAATGGTCGGCGTGGTGCTGAATGCGGGGGCGCTGACGCATACGTCGATTGCGCTGCATGATGCGATCAAGGGCGCGGCGGTGCCGCTGATCGAGTACCACATCTCTAACGTGCACGCGCGCGAGGCGTTCCGGCATCACTCATGGATCTCGCCGGTGGCGCGGGCGGTGATGGCGGGGCTGGGGGTGAAGGGATATGCGTTGGCGGTTGAGGCGCTGGTGCTGGTGACAGCGGCCGCGGCTGAATAAACGGATTAAGCAGATGCCACCGCGCATTGGGCGTTGCGCGGCGGCATTCCCCAATCGCGGTAGGAATGCCCATTACTGAGCACCCCCCGCACAGATCCGTACGAGCCCGATTCGGGCATACGGCTCCTACCTCGGGTGTTTGACGTCAAAGCGCCGGTCGGGCCATGGATGAAGGATTCGAGGCTGTGGGAGCCAGGCATCCGCGATCCGCTCGACCCGCGTCCACGTCATGTGATCCTTTTGGCTGCGGCGCCGGAGCGCCCGCCGCCAGAGGTCAACAATGTGGTAACGGAAGGCGCCGAGTGCTCGCGAGTTCGTTGGTACTGCGTGGTACGCGAAGTATCCGCGCACCACCTGCCTGAGCCATTTTCCTTGCGCAGGAATCGGTTCGTGCATGCGCCGCCGCAGGTCCTCCTTGATCTGCCTGAGCTTCGCCCGCATGCGATCACCTCGGGTCTTCCTCTGCAGCTGGAAGGCACCCCGACGCGATCGTCCGCAGATAAAGATGAAACCCAGGAAGGCGAAGGTCTCCGGTCGGCCAAGACCTCGACGCTGGCGGTTGGCCGCTGCGTTGCGACCAAACTCCAGTAACCTCGTCTTGTCCGGATGAAGCACAAGCGAGAACTCCTCCAGCCTCTGTCGCATCGCGTCCCAGAAGCGCCGCGCGTCAGCTTCGTGCTCGAAGCCAACCACAACATCATCTGCGTACCGCAGAATAATGACGTTGCCTTTAGCTTCCCGCCGTCGCCACCGGTTGGCCCAGAGATCAAACACGTAGTGCATATACACGTTCGCGAACAGTGGCGACGCCACTGACCCCTGCGGTGTACCTGTTTCACTGACGCTCAGTTCTCCATTCTCCAAAACGCCCGCCTTGAGCCATTTCCGCACAAGACGAATGATGCGCTCGTCGCCGATCCGATGCTCCACGAATCGAACCAGCCAGTCCTGGCTGACCGAGTCAAAGAAACTCCGGATGTCGGCGTCTAAAATCCAGTTCACCGGGGTGCGGATGATGGCCGTTGCCAACGCGTCCAGCGCATCATGCTGACTGCGTCCGGGTCGGAACCCGTACGAGAAACCGAGAAAGTCTTCCTCGTAGATCGCATTTAGCACTTCAACCACCGCGCGCTGGACGACTTTGTCTTCCAGTGCGGCAATCCCCAATGGGCGCTGCTTGCCGTCCGGCTTGGGTATGTACTGCCGCCGAACGGGCAGTGCCCGATACGCTCCGCTGAGTACTTGCGTGTGCAGACGCTGAAGATGCTCTTCCAGTCCCGCTTCGTAGTACCGCCACGTCATGCCATCCACTCCTGGTGCCGCGTTGCGTTTGAGCGCATAAAACGACTCCCGAAGCCGGTCGACCGTGACGTGGTGCAGAAGCGCGGTGAACCGCTCCTTCTTCCGCTGCCTTGCAGCTTGACGTACACGTACCAAACCCTGTGGCACGCTTACCCGGTTCTGTGCCCGGCACGTGTTGGATTGACCCGTGTTCCCCTTGGTCCCCGCCCTTCGCTCCACCCACTCCGCAGTCGGTCTCCCGGCGTTGTTCGCAGGTTTCTTCGCTACTACGGCGGAGTCTGACTTCTCCCATCCGTTCATCATCGGCTACGGCTCCTCGCCTTCCCGATGCGGACCAGCCCATGCTGCGACTGGCCAGACGCGAGATCTCCCGGTTCCCGCGCAAGGAGCGTCCGTGCGTGCCAGGGTCTTTGACCACGCCGGGTCGTCGAGGCACTCGCGTTCACGCGCCCCTTCATGTTGCCTTCCGCGTTCTGAACCGCGTCGGCACCCGGAACAACACAACTATCGCGGCTCAATGGCTGGCCCACACGCTCCCCTACCGACGCTTCGCCGACCACCTCACGGTAGCCTGCGCACGGCTCGGGGCCGATGTGGTTCGCTATTCCTTCATCGTAGTGGACTTTCACCACCTACTCCTTGCCGGTCTCCCGGCGCACTCAGAACTTATGCCGCACCCCCGCCATCACCCCGATGCGCGACGAATTGCCATAAGTATTCCCACTGTTAGCAAACGTCGGCGAGCTGTTCAACGCAATCCACTGCCCCTGCAGATGGGTGTAGTCCACCTCCACATACACATCGGTGCGCTTGCTGAAGTTGTAGTCCAGCATGCCCGCCGTGGTCAGCCGCTTGCCCCCCTGCCCCGCATGGCGCAGCCAGTCGTACTGCAGCGTGCCGATGAACGCGAGCGCGTCGGTGATATTGAACCGCGTCCCGACATACCCAACATTGTTGCGATAGTCGGCCACATCGAGCCGGTTATTGGTGTAGCCGAGGTAATACTGCGCCCGCGCCGCTTTCCACGTACCGCCCAGACCCCACACCGTCTGCTTGCTGGCCAGCGCCGCCGGCACCGCGCCAAAGAAGGCCGAGGTCACGTTCTGCGTCTGCTGGTAGACCGTGCCGATCTCCAGCG
Protein-coding regions in this window:
- a CDS encoding LysR family transcriptional regulator, yielding METQNALTANNDPFLRDLRLFCTVARRASFIAAANETGISPAHVSKRIAMLEAMLGAKLFHRTTRRVSVTAEGESAFAWAQKILEDVDGMLEAVGATGGEPRGLLRIATSVRLGRRHVAPALSRLRRQHPGLEVWLELLDRRVDLIGESFDLDIRVGEVEEPHLIASKIASGSRVLCAAPAYLARRGMPEHPGELPRHDCLLLRERDQAFGVWRLQGPDGWETVKVTGPMASNHSDVTHQWALEGFGIIMASVWDVAASVRAGELVRVLPDWQQPADVWAVTSARASASARMRVCLEFLKAQLSQGPQALATTLD
- a CDS encoding bifunctional sugar phosphate isomerase/epimerase/4-hydroxyphenylpyruvate dioxygenase family protein, which gives rise to MTAARRPLPKSIATVSLSGTLPEKLEAAAAAGFDGVEIFENDLLHFDGSPAEVRRMAADLGLQILLYQPLRDFEAMPDDLFVRNMARAERKFDVMEQLGAEMVLVCSNVQEVAIDDPTRAAADLRRMAEAAAQRGLRVGYEALAWGRHTRLWRQAWDIVQRADHPALGLVLDSFHTLSLGDSLQGLDVVPADKIFFVQLADAPRLSMDVLSWSRHYRNFPGQGDLPVTDFARAVLQAGYNGPLSLEVFNDDFRAAPARLTAQDGLRSLIWLESEAGGTPLPAPPVLDGVDFVEFAVDYVAGRELAQRLESLGFAHAGRHRSKAVDLYRQGGVNLILNAEQDSAAAEHFQLHGPSVCAIGLKVDDARRAVARARTLLCKEWREPVGPDERVIPALRSPDGMLFHLIDDRDADRSIYESDFVLDTPVGTVHHGAGLSAIDHIAQALPANRLDSFVLFYRSVFAMQPEAVHEIADPYGLVKSRAMVSPGQHVRIPLNVSESGRTATGRFVAAYAGSGVHHIAFRSERIGQTLEAIDRTRAAMLHVPDNYYDDVAARLALDDALLERLQGLGLLYDRDAHGEFLHAYTEPFHERFFFELVQRSGYTGYGAVNASVRMAAQAQLRHS
- a CDS encoding IclR family transcriptional regulator domain-containing protein: MEKEPLNRRDWIAGLEKGLAILEAFDNDHPRLTPTQAAQLTGLTRTAARRYLLTLEHLGYTTSDGTLFSLTPRVLKVGWSYFDSARLPRTVQPFLQQITAQLGEAAYLSVLDGWELVFIARTSTSRVMSTGFVLGARVPAPLGSAGVMMLASRPEQQVREWLESVVLAPYTPYTILQHERLLEEIRKAGAQGYAMLEQQLQTGVRGIAVPLRDRHGKVIAALSVNMPIGDETAQQALDRVLQVLQDTALLIMRVL
- the aroQ gene encoding type II 3-dehydroquinate dehydratase, giving the protein MKTVLVLNGPNLNLLGTREPAVYGSETLADVERICQEAAQRLGLEAQCRQTNHEGQLIDWIHEAGRLCAQGEMVGVVLNAGALTHTSIALHDAIKGAAVPLIEYHISNVHAREAFRHHSWISPVARAVMAGLGVKGYALAVEALVLVTAAAAE
- the ltrA gene encoding group II intron reverse transcriptase/maturase; this encodes MMNGWEKSDSAVVAKKPANNAGRPTAEWVERRAGTKGNTGQSNTCRAQNRVSVPQGLVRVRQAARQRKKERFTALLHHVTVDRLRESFYALKRNAAPGVDGMTWRYYEAGLEEHLQRLHTQVLSGAYRALPVRRQYIPKPDGKQRPLGIAALEDKVVQRAVVEVLNAIYEEDFLGFSYGFRPGRSQHDALDALATAIIRTPVNWILDADIRSFFDSVSQDWLVRFVEHRIGDERIIRLVRKWLKAGVLENGELSVSETGTPQGSVASPLFANVYMHYVFDLWANRWRRREAKGNVIILRYADDVVVGFEHEADARRFWDAMRQRLEEFSLVLHPDKTRLLEFGRNAAANRQRRGLGRPETFAFLGFIFICGRSRRGAFQLQRKTRGDRMRAKLRQIKEDLRRRMHEPIPAQGKWLRQVVRGYFAYHAVPTNSRALGAFRYHIVDLWRRALRRRSQKDHMTWTRVERIADAWLPQPRILHPWPDRRFDVKHPR